In Desulfosporosinus youngiae DSM 17734, the genomic stretch CCTATCTTCGCTTCAAATGAAAGAGCTTGGAGAGGTGATGCTTAGCGGTCAAGAGAAAGTAAACGGAGAAAAAGCCTGGGTATGCCAATTAAAACCTAGTGTACAGAATCAAATGATGGAGGTATTCTGGACAGATTTCGAGTATACACTTTATATTCGAAAGTCGGATAAAACACTTGTTAAAGCGGCTATAGAAGCGAAAAATAAAGCTAAGTCCGACCCCATGACAATGACACTCGAGTTTAAAGATATTGGGAAAAAAATCGATATTCAAGCACCTGACATTTGACCACGGAGTTCCATCAGGTTTGAGGAATCAGTATACCTAATAAGGTATACTGATACTTTTTTTTCGAATAATATTTATTTATATCTTAAAAGGGTTTGCACAATGGACTAGCCTCTGGTATAGTTTTGGCATGAGTTTTCCAGAATTACATAGTATAGCGGAGGTGTCCTTAATGGAAGAATATATTGCAAAAGTATTAATATCACGAGAAGAACTGGCAAAACGCGTGGCTGAATTAGGGGCAGAAATAACCAGAGATTATGCTGGAAAGAATCTTTTAGTTCTTGGGATTTTAAAAGGAGCAGTACCTTTTATGTCGGACCTCATTCGAGAGATTAGACTGCCTCTGGCTTATGACTTTATGGCCTTATCCAGCTATGGAGCGTCAACTCAGTCTTCCGGAGTAGTCAGGATACTTAAAGATTTAGAGCGGAGCGTCGAAGATGTTCACATTTTGATTACTGAGGATATTGTGGATACCGGATTAACATTAAACTATCTAATAGCAAACCTAAAGGCTCGCAACCCTCTTAGTGTAAAGGTCGCTACGCTTCTCGACAAAGCTGGACGAAGAAAGGTTGAAGTCTCTCCGGATTATAATTGCTTTTCAATTCCGGATGAATTTGTGGTTGGGTATGGGCTGGACTTTAATGAGGAATACCGCAATTTGCCTTATATAGGTGTATTAAAACCGGAAGCTTATAAATCTATTTAATTTTATATGGAATGATGGTGAATTAAAGTGACACAGGAAGTCGTTTTGGTTTTGGATTTTGGGGGACAGTATAATCAACTTATCGCTCGACGTGTACGTGAGGCACATGTGTATTCTGAAATGATTTCCTATAAGACTTCAGTTGAGGAAATTAAGGCCCGCAACCCTAAGGGAATTATCTTCTCAGGTGGTCCGGCAAGTGTTAATCAGGCTAATGCTCCTAAAGTAGACCCTGAAATCTATAACTTAGGGATTCCGATTTTGGGGATATGCTATGGAATGCAGTTGATGACAGTCCAGTTAGGCGGGAGTGTCGAACATCCCGAGGCCAGTGAGTATGGAAAAGCGATGCTCACGGTCGATAAAGCAACTGATCTCTGG encodes the following:
- the hpt gene encoding hypoxanthine phosphoribosyltransferase; translation: MEEYIAKVLISREELAKRVAELGAEITRDYAGKNLLVLGILKGAVPFMSDLIREIRLPLAYDFMALSSYGASTQSSGVVRILKDLERSVEDVHILITEDIVDTGLTLNYLIANLKARNPLSVKVATLLDKAGRRKVEVSPDYNCFSIPDEFVVGYGLDFNEEYRNLPYIGVLKPEAYKSI